From Micromonospora sp. NBC_01699, a single genomic window includes:
- a CDS encoding aldose 1-epimerase family protein, protein MDNVETGPRPLSGTQWTITGGGQQAVVVQVGGGLRAYRVGGVDYLDGYADDEVSPGSAGHVLAPWPNRIRDGQYSFGGRAYQLSLTEPDKQTAIHGLVNWLPWQLLEQAPDAVTVGCELPAQIGYPWPLRLRTRWSVGPDGLRAEHEVTNLGAQEAPFGLSVHPYLRLPGVPVDEVRVRVPGRSRLLVDGRMLPIGEIKVTGSEYDFTEPRRIGDAVLDVTFGDVDQGPDGSSVTLTGPAGAPTVDVWADPAFGWWQVFTGDTLTGERYRRSVAVEPMTCPPDAFRSGRDVIVLAPGGTWRASWGIRPGAE, encoded by the coding sequence ATGGACAACGTCGAAACCGGGCCCCGCCCGCTGTCCGGAACACAGTGGACGATCACGGGCGGCGGCCAGCAGGCCGTCGTGGTGCAGGTGGGCGGGGGACTGCGCGCCTACCGGGTGGGCGGCGTCGACTACCTCGACGGGTACGCCGACGACGAGGTCTCGCCCGGCAGCGCCGGGCACGTGCTCGCGCCGTGGCCGAACCGGATCCGGGACGGGCAGTACAGCTTCGGCGGTCGGGCGTACCAGCTTTCGCTGACCGAGCCGGACAAGCAGACGGCGATCCACGGGTTGGTCAACTGGCTGCCCTGGCAGCTGCTGGAGCAGGCCCCGGACGCGGTCACGGTCGGCTGCGAGCTGCCGGCGCAGATCGGCTACCCGTGGCCGCTGCGCCTCCGCACCCGGTGGTCGGTCGGTCCGGACGGGCTGCGGGCCGAGCACGAGGTGACCAACCTCGGCGCCCAGGAGGCCCCGTTCGGGCTGTCCGTGCATCCGTACCTGCGGCTGCCGGGGGTGCCGGTCGACGAGGTGCGGGTACGGGTGCCGGGGCGCAGCCGGCTGCTGGTCGACGGGCGGATGCTGCCGATCGGTGAAATCAAGGTCACCGGCAGCGAGTACGACTTCACCGAGCCCCGCCGGATCGGCGACGCGGTGCTGGACGTCACCTTCGGCGACGTGGACCAGGGACCGGACGGCTCCAGCGTGACGCTCACCGGCCCGGCCGGGGCGCCCACGGTCGACGTCTGGGCCGACCCGGCGTTCGGCTGGTGGCAGGTGTTCACCGGGGACACCCTGACCGGGGAGCGGTACCGGCGTTCGGTCGCGGTGGAGCCGATGACCTGCCCGCCGGACGCGTTCCGGTCCGGTCGGGACGTGATCGTGCTGGCCCCGGGCGGGACCTGGCGGGCGAGCTGGGGCATCCGCCCCGGCGCCGAATAG
- a CDS encoding nitroreductase family protein, with amino-acid sequence MDFTEVVRRRRMVRNYDPDRPVPPAVVDRLLDHAVRAPSAGFAQGWGFLVLEEAADRDRFWAATSPERAGRGRWLDGMRRAPLIVVPHANRSAYLNRYAEPDKGWVDRDENRWPVPYWYVDTGFAALLMLLTAVDEGLGACFFGIPPERLAAYREAFGVPEEFAPIGAVTIGYRAPDHRSTSLNRGRRPVEQVVHRGQWS; translated from the coding sequence ATGGACTTCACGGAGGTCGTACGGCGGCGGCGGATGGTGCGCAACTACGACCCGGACCGACCGGTCCCGCCGGCGGTGGTCGACCGGCTACTGGACCACGCGGTACGGGCACCGTCGGCCGGCTTCGCCCAGGGCTGGGGCTTCCTGGTGCTGGAGGAGGCCGCCGACCGGGACCGGTTCTGGGCGGCGACCAGCCCGGAGCGGGCCGGTCGGGGGCGATGGCTCGACGGGATGCGGCGGGCGCCGCTGATAGTGGTGCCGCACGCCAACCGCTCGGCCTATCTCAACCGGTACGCCGAGCCGGACAAGGGCTGGGTCGATCGGGACGAGAACCGGTGGCCGGTGCCGTACTGGTATGTCGACACCGGGTTCGCCGCACTCCTTATGCTGCTCACCGCGGTTGACGAGGGGCTCGGCGCGTGTTTCTTCGGAATCCCGCCGGAACGTCTCGCGGCCTACCGGGAGGCGTTCGGCGTACCGGAGGAATTTGCGCCGATCGGCGCGGTCACCATCGGTTATCGCGCTCCCGATCATCGGTCGACGTCGTTGAATCGGGGTCGTCGGCCGGTCGAACAGGTTGTGCATCGCGGTCAATGGAGTTGA
- a CDS encoding type II toxin-antitoxin system VapB family antitoxin, with amino-acid sequence MIFKAVRDGRPYPDHEFTLKQWAEIPPRPIRLDQLITTKRELALDKLLAEDSTFYGDLFPHVVQWNNHLYLEDGLHRALRAALQQRNQIHARVLVLGVAQ; translated from the coding sequence GTGATCTTCAAAGCGGTTCGGGACGGACGTCCCTACCCGGACCACGAGTTCACCCTGAAGCAGTGGGCGGAGATCCCACCGCGGCCGATCCGGCTCGACCAACTCATCACGACAAAGCGGGAGCTGGCGCTCGACAAGCTGCTCGCCGAGGACTCCACCTTCTACGGCGATCTGTTCCCGCACGTGGTGCAGTGGAACAACCACCTCTACCTGGAGGACGGCCTGCACCGGGCGCTGCGCGCGGCGTTGCAGCAGCGCAACCAGATCCACGCCCGGGTGCTCGTGCTCGGGGTGGCGCAGTGA
- a CDS encoding acyl-CoA dehydrogenase family protein gives MSSPPESALDLLDLDALLSEEERQIRSVVRRLVDDRVRPHIAEWYESGRAPIRELAVEFGKLGLLGMHLTGYGCAGASAVAYGLACLELEAGDSGLRSLVSVQGSLAMYAIWRYGSEEQKRSWLPTMATGETIGCFGLTEPDHGSDPASMATRARRDGTDWVLTGTKMWITNAPLADLAVVWARTDDGVRGFVVPLDSAGVTAREIGHKMSLRASSTGELVLDGVRLPAAAQLPAATGLKAPLSCLTEARFGIVWGALGAARDCLRVALDYAVNRTQFGRPIAGFQLTQAKLADMAVELQKGYLLALHLGRLADTGALRPDQVSVGKLNNVREALAIARQCRTILGANGISGEYPVLRHASNLETVLTYEGTSEIHQLVIGQRLTGIAAFN, from the coding sequence GTGAGCAGCCCGCCGGAATCGGCCCTGGACCTGCTCGACCTGGACGCGCTGCTGTCCGAGGAGGAACGGCAGATCCGTTCGGTGGTGCGTCGGCTGGTCGACGACCGGGTCCGCCCGCACATCGCCGAGTGGTACGAGTCCGGCCGGGCGCCGATCCGGGAGCTGGCGGTCGAGTTCGGCAAGCTGGGCCTGCTCGGCATGCACCTGACCGGCTACGGCTGCGCCGGCGCGTCGGCGGTCGCGTACGGGCTGGCCTGCCTGGAGCTGGAGGCGGGCGACTCCGGGCTGCGGTCGCTGGTGTCGGTGCAGGGCTCGCTGGCCATGTACGCGATCTGGCGGTACGGCAGCGAGGAGCAGAAGCGGTCCTGGCTGCCCACGATGGCCACCGGCGAGACGATCGGCTGCTTCGGCCTGACCGAACCCGACCACGGCTCGGATCCCGCCTCGATGGCGACCCGGGCCCGGCGCGACGGCACCGACTGGGTGCTGACCGGCACCAAGATGTGGATCACCAACGCCCCGCTGGCCGACCTGGCGGTGGTCTGGGCCCGCACCGACGACGGCGTACGCGGCTTCGTGGTGCCGCTGGACAGTGCCGGGGTGACCGCCCGCGAGATCGGGCACAAGATGTCGCTGCGTGCCTCCTCAACGGGTGAACTCGTGCTCGACGGGGTAAGGCTGCCGGCGGCGGCCCAGTTGCCGGCGGCGACCGGGCTGAAGGCGCCGCTGTCCTGCCTGACCGAGGCGCGGTTCGGCATCGTCTGGGGTGCGCTCGGCGCGGCCCGGGACTGCCTGCGGGTCGCGCTCGACTACGCGGTCAACCGGACCCAGTTCGGCCGACCGATCGCCGGCTTCCAGCTCACCCAGGCGAAGCTGGCCGACATGGCGGTCGAGCTGCAAAAGGGCTACCTGCTGGCGCTGCACCTGGGCCGGCTGGCCGACACCGGTGCGCTGCGGCCGGACCAGGTCAGCGTCGGCAAGCTGAACAACGTACGGGAGGCACTCGCCATCGCCCGGCAGTGCCGCACGATCCTCGGCGCGAACGGGATCAGCGGGGAGTACCCGGTGCTGCGCCACGCCAGCAACCTGGAGACCGTGCTGACCTACGAGGGCACCTCGGAGATCCACCAGCTGGTGATCGGCCAGCGGTTGACCGGGATCGCCGCGTTCAACTGA